GTGGCTTCTTTGCAACTGAAGTCGAGGTTGACTTACAAGTCAACCCCCCAAATATTAATATTCAAAAGCCCTGTCCATGACAGGTTATTTTCACTGACAACCTTCTAAACACGTCCATACTCTGAAAGGCCAAAGCCTGGATGCGATGTAATGTCACTTCGAATCTGTTCATTCCAACCTGGTGCACTTGAGCACGATAAATGACACTATATCAATGTAATTACAAGGAGTATATCGGACATTGCTCTTTGTCTTTCAAACCAAATCAATGGCACACATCAACAGACAATAGCACAATTAACGGCAAATCCAAGCCCGAAGTTGACTACATCATTTAATCAAAAGCAGACAGGGTGAAATGACATAAATGGTGTGGGATGGTATGATTTAAGACGGATGCATATGTTTATGTCCGCACAACATGAGATTATGGTAAATGAATGGACGGGAATAACGCGACTAGAATTACCCCCAGAACCCGAGAAGCATAATCGACAGGACTCGTCTGCTCTAGGCAACCACACTGAAGGGGGCAGAGTTCATTCCCGAGTAAGCCTTCTCGGTCAGAGGGGTAGCAGCCTTCACGGGAAGCGCGGCGGCTTGGGAAGCTGCGTCGTTGAGTTCACGAGCAACAGCGCTTTCAATGGTCTCACCAGCCTGCAGGCCCAGCTGGGCATCCTCCCAGATGGGCAGGTTGGCGGCCTCGGCGCCTTCAACGCCAACGCCGACGAAACCGCCCTGGCTCTTCCAATCGCTGGTGCGCTTGAGGCCCAAGTCGTTCCAAACGGCCTGGACGGCCTGCACGAGGTGCTCGCGCAGGGGCTTCACGTGGCCTGGGGTTGGGGTGATGCGCAGACGCTCCTCGCCGCGGGGAACGGTGGGGTAGTTGATGGCCTGCACGTAAATTCCGTGCTCATTAAGAAGTTTGTCGGAAGCCTGCTTGGCCAACTCGGCATCACCGACCAGGAGGGGGACGATGTGGGAGGGGTTGGGAATGACGGGGATATCCAAATCACTGAGGGCAGTCTTGACTGCACGGGTGTGGAGGTGTTGGAGGACTCGGTCCCGGGGTTGCTGGGACTGATACTGGATGGCAGCATCGGCACCAGCCATGGTTGCTGGTGGGAGTGAAGTGGTGAAGATGAAACCGGGAGCCAGGGAGCGGATGGTGTCTACCATGGCTGCCGAGCCTGCAATATATCCACCGACACAGCCGTAGGCCTTGCCCAAGGTACCGGTGATGATATCAATTCGGTCCTGGATTGTGCCCTTGGTGCTTTGAGGGGAAGCTGTATCCTGCGATGCGTACACATCGTAATCGAGATGCTCAGCAACTCCAGCTCCGTGTGGCCCGTACATTCCTACGGCATGGACCTCATCCAGGAAAGTGATGGCACCATATTTGTCGGAGAGATCACAGATCTTTTCAATGGGCGCAATTGATCCACACATACTGTAGACGGATTCAAAGGCAATAATCTTGGGGGTACTAAGTGGCAATGAGGCCAATTTGGCTTCAAGATCTTCCAGATCGTTGTGTTTGAAGACCATCTTCCTCGCGCCAGAGTGGCGAATACCCTGAATCATCGAGGCATGGTTGAGACTGTCCGATAGAATGACACAATCGGGCATCTTACTACCTAGTGTGGCCAGAGTCGCATCATTAGCCACGTAGCAGGAGCTAAAGACCAATGCGGCCTCCTTGCCATGCAATTTGGCAAGCGTTTCCTCCAGGGCGACAGCATGCTTATTATGGCCCGAGATGTTGCGAGTACCACCTGCACCGGCTCCATAGGTGTCCAGAGTCTGGTGCATGGAGTCCAAGACCTGCTGGTTACGACCCATGCCGAGATAGTCGTTTGAGCACCAGACAGTCACACGCTCCTCGGTAGAGGCAGTGTGGGCACGAGGGAACTCTTTGGCGAGACGGTTAATGTTGTTGAAGTAGCGGTAGGATTTGTCCTTGTGCTTCTTCTCCAATTCCACGTTGTAAAAGTCATCGTAGTTGAACTTGGCGTTGGTTGGGGCTTCTGGGCGGGGGCCGCGCACCGCAGTACCGGCGGCGGTGGGGGACGAGCGGAGCGGACTGGCCAAGTTAGGGTTTTCTGTAGTCAGATTAGAAATTGTTCAAATCCCAGGCTTCGGAGATTCTATTTACCTCGCTCGTTCTTCTCGTATCCTCCAGAGGCAAGACTGGCGGGATGACCACCAGTGGTGTGCAACGCCCGCTTGCCAGTCGGAACCCGCATAGGCGGGACTCCAGTCGCACCGCCGGCGCGCGAGGTGAAGCGCTTGGTGCCATTGAGACGGGCACTTTGCACAGCTAGAGCCTTGCTCATGACTGGGCAGCGGCGACCCAGAACCTGAAGGTTCGACATGGTTCCGCCTCCCGGGCTAGCGCTGGGCCGAGTCGCGGTTGAAAGAGTGCGGAGGGTGGTGGGGGATGTGCGCTTGAGGAAAGGGCACATAGTGCGAGACTGCTGCAAAAGAGCCTCCATGGTTGAATTGAGGCAAAGGTAgtaagaagaaaaagacaaaaaatCCCCGTGAATTCAGGAGATTGAACAAGTTAACATCTCG
Above is a window of Penicillium digitatum chromosome 2, complete sequence DNA encoding:
- a CDS encoding 5-aminolevulinic acid synthase HemA, with translation MEALLQQSRTMCPFLKRTSPTTLRTLSTATRPSASPGGGTMSNLQVLGRRCPVMSKALAVQSARLNGTKRFTSRAGGATGVPPMRVPTGKRALHTTGGHPASLASGGYEKNERENPNLASPLRSSPTAAGTAVRGPRPEAPTNAKFNYDDFYNVELEKKHKDKSYRYFNNINRLAKEFPRAHTASTEERVTVWCSNDYLGMGRNQQVLDSMHQTLDTYGAGAGGTRNISGHNKHAVALEETLAKLHGKEAALVFSSCYVANDATLATLGSKMPDCVILSDSLNHASMIQGIRHSGARKMVFKHNDLEDLEAKLASLPLSTPKIIAFESVYSMCGSIAPIEKICDLSDKYGAITFLDEVHAVGMYGPHGAGVAEHLDYDVYASQDTASPQSTKGTIQDRIDIITGTLGKAYGCVGGYIAGSAAMVDTIRSLAPGFIFTTSLPPATMAGADAAIQYQSQQPRDRVLQHLHTRAVKTALSDLDIPVIPNPSHIVPLLVGDAELAKQASDKLLNEHGIYVQAINYPTVPRGEERLRITPTPGHVKPLREHLVQAVQAVWNDLGLKRTSDWKSQGGFVGVGVEGAEAANLPIWEDAQLGLQAGETIESAVARELNDAASQAAALPVKAATPLTEKAYSGMNSAPFSVVA